Part of the Drosophila kikkawai strain 14028-0561.14 chromosome 3L, DkikHiC1v2, whole genome shotgun sequence genome is shown below.
GGTGCGGATGAAGCGCTTCGCCGACGCGGACTATGAGGCGAACAGGAACAAGTTCCATCGCTGCTATGGCCCGGAGTTGTGTTGCCACGTTTTGGCCCAGGAGCAGGCCTCCGGGAAGGTCAAACCTAAGGCCAGGAAGCCAGTGACCCGCGTCTACCCCAAACGCCAGCAGGTCCCACCCAAGGAGGAGCTGCCACCGCCTTCGCCGGCGCCTGTAAAGCGCAGCAATGTGACCAAGATCGCCAGAATGTTCGAGACGGGCGCCACGCGACAGGTGAACCGTGTGGCACCCGTCACGCTACCGGAGATCCGTATGTTTGGGGCCAGCGATGAGTCCAGGGACTCCACACCCTGCGCCTCGCGAAAGACTTCGATTGCCAGCCAGCTTTCCGCTCAGTTGCAGCACATTGAGCACGCTATGCACCTATGGCAAGAACTGGAGGAGGAGCCAACGAAGAAGGCTCCAACTCACAACGACTGGGAGCCCATGGCAGTGCCTGCTCCGAGGAGG
Proteins encoded:
- the LOC108075053 gene encoding uncharacterized protein, whose protein sequence is MTDYTEYLEAAWEWAEWLPYLLVTYVLVTLVPKSLVRMKRFADADYEANRNKFHRCYGPELCCHVLAQEQASGKVKPKARKPVTRVYPKRQQVPPKEELPPPSPAPVKRSNVTKIARMFETGATRQVNRVAPVTLPEIRMFGASDESRDSTPCASRKTSIASQLSAQLQHIEHAMHLWQELEEEPTKKAPTHNDWEPMAVPAPRRTRGTSATPSTASPLSSSPELEASPVLRRKPPSLCLQTSMEDIFQVIARSAEEPEDRPDCHCLSPVTCIDDILSERRFSRPLSAYSITDLLNEEQAACVEEATYINETR